In one window of Pelosinus sp. IPA-1 DNA:
- a CDS encoding P-II family nitrogen regulator has product MLLVRAIIRPEKKDEVLAELSRAGFHAATVVDVVGRGKQKGIKISGIIYDEIPKALLMMAIRDEDKEDMVRLILKYAKTSEQGAYGDGKIFISSIEEAYTISSGIPSL; this is encoded by the coding sequence ATGTTATTAGTTAGAGCCATTATCAGACCAGAAAAGAAAGATGAAGTATTAGCTGAGTTATCAAGAGCTGGTTTTCATGCTGCTACAGTTGTGGATGTAGTTGGGCGCGGTAAACAAAAAGGGATTAAAATATCCGGTATCATTTATGATGAAATCCCCAAAGCCTTATTAATGATGGCGATCCGTGATGAGGATAAGGAAGATATGGTTCGTCTGATTTTAAAATATGCGAAAACAAGCGAACAAGGTGCTTATGGTGATGGAAAAATATTCATAAGCTCCATTGAAGAAGCTTATACCATTTCTAGTGGCATCCCAAGTCTATAA
- the nifH gene encoding nitrogenase iron protein has translation MRQIAIYGKGGIGKSTTTQNTVGALAEAGKHIMVVGCDPKADSTRLLLHGLCQKTVLDTLRDEGDDIDLEDILKPGFGGTMCVESGGPEPGVGCAGRGIITSINMLESLGAYTPDLDYVFYDVLGDVVCGGFAMPIREGKAEEIYIVASGELMALYAANNIAKGIQKYAVNGKVRLGGIICNSRKVDKEYELLKAFAEEIGSQLIYFVPRDNLVQRAEINKKTVVDFDPESGQANEYRELAKAIDGNKMFVIPKPMTQDRLEEIMMQYGFMDA, from the coding sequence ATGAGACAGATCGCTATATACGGAAAAGGTGGTATTGGTAAATCTACCACTACTCAAAATACAGTAGGTGCCTTAGCGGAGGCTGGTAAACATATTATGGTTGTTGGCTGTGATCCTAAGGCGGATTCCACTCGCTTGTTACTTCATGGATTATGCCAAAAAACAGTACTAGATACGCTACGTGATGAAGGCGACGATATCGATTTAGAAGATATCTTAAAACCAGGATTCGGCGGTACCATGTGCGTTGAGTCAGGTGGTCCTGAACCAGGTGTAGGTTGCGCAGGTCGTGGTATCATTACTTCTATTAATATGTTGGAATCCTTAGGTGCTTATACACCAGATCTTGATTATGTATTTTATGATGTACTGGGCGATGTTGTTTGTGGTGGCTTTGCAATGCCGATCCGCGAAGGTAAAGCAGAGGAAATTTATATTGTTGCTTCTGGTGAATTGATGGCTCTTTATGCAGCGAATAACATTGCAAAAGGAATTCAAAAATATGCGGTTAACGGTAAAGTTAGACTTGGCGGCATTATTTGCAACAGCCGTAAAGTTGATAAAGAGTATGAATTATTAAAAGCCTTTGCTGAAGAAATTGGATCCCAATTGATCTACTTTGTACCTCGTGACAATCTCGTTCAACGTGCGGAAATTAATAAAAAGACAGTTGTAGACTTCGATCCAGAATCTGGTCAAGCTAACGAATATCGTGAATTAGCAAAAGCTATCGACGGTAACAAAATGTTTGTTATCCCTAAACCAATGACACAAGACAGATTAGAAGAAATCATGATGCAATATGGCTTTATGGACGCCTGA
- a CDS encoding citrate:proton symporter produces the protein MILTLLGFLMVITFMYLIMSKRMTGFAALIIIPITFGLLGGFAPTIGKLMMDGVKTIAPTAIMMMFAVMYFGIMVDVGLFDGLIVQILKKVKGDPLKIVVGTTLLAIIASLEGEGAVVFMITCTAMLPLYKRIGINPVILAVICAMVTAVKNMFPWAAPTARVLAALKLDAAEIFNPLVPVIICGFAYIALMGYVLGKRERARLGVIQIEDSMIDGIAKEVVSKNPEFKRPKLFWVNLIMTLTLMGLLLVEKKIGVSIPIIFLAGSALALIVNFPKVKEQQGRMLAHAKEALQVTAVVFAAGIFMGILTGTKMTDAMATFLIGIIPTGLGSHMGMITALLSAPLSFLLSNDAFYFGVLPVLNQMAATYGIGAAEIGRASLLGTPVHMLSPLVAALWLLVGMCDITFGDLQKGGIWWAFGLMILNIVVAIVTGAISL, from the coding sequence ATTATATTAACTTTACTTGGATTTCTTATGGTTATTACTTTCATGTACCTAATAATGTCTAAAAGGATGACTGGATTTGCTGCACTAATTATTATACCGATTACATTTGGACTATTAGGCGGGTTCGCTCCCACAATTGGTAAGCTTATGATGGATGGTGTTAAGACCATAGCACCAACGGCAATTATGATGATGTTTGCTGTTATGTATTTTGGTATTATGGTGGACGTGGGTTTATTTGATGGACTCATTGTTCAAATATTAAAGAAAGTTAAAGGTGACCCGCTAAAAATCGTTGTAGGAACAACTTTATTAGCAATCATAGCCTCTTTAGAAGGAGAAGGTGCTGTAGTCTTCATGATTACCTGTACAGCAATGTTACCTCTATATAAGAGGATTGGCATTAATCCCGTCATATTAGCAGTAATATGCGCAATGGTGACTGCCGTGAAGAATATGTTTCCATGGGCAGCTCCCACGGCTAGGGTTTTAGCAGCGTTAAAACTTGATGCAGCTGAAATTTTTAATCCCTTGGTTCCTGTAATCATTTGTGGATTTGCCTATATAGCATTGATGGGATATGTATTGGGTAAAAGAGAACGGGCTAGATTGGGAGTTATCCAAATAGAAGACTCTATGATCGACGGCATTGCTAAAGAAGTGGTATCGAAAAATCCTGAGTTTAAGCGTCCTAAATTATTCTGGGTTAATCTGATTATGACCCTAACTCTTATGGGCCTGTTACTTGTAGAAAAGAAGATCGGAGTCTCGATTCCAATCATCTTTTTGGCGGGAAGCGCATTGGCTTTAATTGTAAACTTTCCTAAGGTTAAAGAACAGCAAGGGCGTATGTTGGCTCATGCCAAAGAAGCTCTACAGGTTACCGCAGTGGTTTTCGCCGCTGGGATATTTATGGGCATATTAACAGGAACTAAAATGACAGATGCTATGGCAACATTTCTAATAGGAATTATCCCAACTGGTTTGGGATCACACATGGGGATGATTACAGCGCTGTTAAGTGCTCCACTGTCCTTCTTGTTATCCAATGACGCCTTCTACTTTGGCGTGTTACCAGTACTGAACCAGATGGCTGCGACTTATGGAATCGGTGCTGCGGAAATTGGTCGAGCCTCCTTGTTGGGAACACCGGTACACATGTTGAGTCCACTGGTAGCAGCATTATGGTTATTGGTGGGAATGTGTGATATTACCTTTGGCGACCTACAAAAAGGCGGCATATGGTGGGCCTTTGGACTAATGATATTGAATATCGTGGTGGCAATAGTAACTGGAGCCATTAGTTTATAA
- a CDS encoding GNAT family N-acetyltransferase: MNLQTAELKVRTSEGSENCIKIKKASTKREREAIYKLRYRVYVEEMGKTPMLSANHKEKKIVDAVDDQSVLLYAQLGAEVIGTIRVTVGNMGAFPTELQQVFKMKQFDDFLQGTANQKHSLSTKMMVISKYRSSQAAYLLLSKAYEVFRDEGVQFIFGGCSPYLVPLYERLGFRRLGYNFIERGFGLIIPLFLITEDIKHLQTVRSPFLRVAKQRKNSPDAAKWFLEEFPQSTKVVNTQLTTKEQLWAYVQGELRGQSISILKGLMEEEAMQVLHMGTIFHCQEGDTIINTGEVTKELYILLSGKVTVLSNGVASEKVPGQCFGRAGLIQAQVQKNDVSATTESEVMVISQQAFEKFYRSNPTIGIKVLQNLTSCKG, from the coding sequence ATGAATTTACAAACGGCAGAGCTAAAAGTAAGAACTAGTGAGGGTAGTGAAAATTGTATAAAAATTAAAAAAGCATCGACTAAAAGAGAAAGGGAAGCTATTTATAAGTTGCGTTATCGAGTGTACGTAGAAGAGATGGGGAAAACGCCCATGTTGTCGGCGAATCATAAAGAAAAGAAAATTGTAGATGCCGTAGATGACCAGAGTGTGTTGTTATATGCCCAATTAGGGGCAGAGGTTATAGGTACTATAAGAGTAACCGTTGGAAATATGGGGGCATTTCCGACTGAGTTACAACAAGTATTTAAAATGAAACAATTTGATGATTTCTTACAAGGAACGGCAAACCAAAAACATTCTTTAAGCACTAAAATGATGGTTATTTCTAAGTACCGAAGTTCGCAAGCGGCCTATCTATTATTATCGAAAGCGTATGAAGTATTTCGAGATGAAGGGGTGCAATTTATATTTGGAGGATGCAGCCCTTATTTGGTACCCCTGTATGAACGTCTTGGCTTTCGGAGATTGGGGTATAACTTCATTGAACGTGGCTTTGGTCTGATCATTCCATTGTTTTTAATTACAGAAGATATTAAACATCTCCAGACGGTTAGATCACCCTTCCTCCGTGTTGCCAAACAAAGAAAAAACAGCCCAGATGCGGCAAAATGGTTTTTAGAGGAATTCCCACAGTCGACTAAGGTGGTAAACACTCAGTTAACCACCAAAGAACAGCTGTGGGCTTATGTACAAGGAGAATTAAGGGGTCAGAGTATTTCTATTCTCAAAGGATTAATGGAAGAAGAAGCAATGCAGGTATTGCATATGGGCACAATCTTTCATTGCCAGGAAGGCGACACCATTATAAATACTGGCGAAGTAACAAAGGAGCTATATATCTTGCTGTCAGGGAAGGTTACGGTACTATCCAATGGGGTGGCAAGTGAGAAGGTGCCAGGGCAATGCTTCGGCAGAGCAGGGTTAATACAAGCACAAGTACAAAAAAATGACGTTTCTGCCACTACTGAGTCGGAAGTTATGGTAATTTCTCAGCAAGCTTTCGAAAAGTTTTACAGAAGCAATCCTACGATTGGCATCAAGGTTTTACAGAATCTAACTAGTTGCAAAGGGTAA
- a CDS encoding ABC transporter substrate-binding protein, with product MSKISFKLVVVSLVVLIMAGVLAGCGSSSSKDIKIGILNEMTGGNATMGTSSANGAKMAIKEANAKGGVLGKQLQAVIADNKSEPSESANAMTKLATQDKVVAVTGIFASSNAIATSSVAEATKVPFVAVGATNPKVTVDEKSGKVKDYTFRVCFIDPFQGTVGANFVLNTLQLKKAVMLVDSSSDYSKGLSSFFKDAFTKGGGNILAEEAYLQKDQDFKTILTKVKALNAEVIYIPGYYEEVGKIVKQAREIGITVPIVGGDGWDSPKLVEVGTGAALNNTYFTNHYSVDDTSATSQAFVEAYKKEYGQVPDAMAVLGYDAANIVIDAIKRANSIDPEKIREALATTKDFSAITGATTLNATHDAVKSVVIIEMKDGKQVFKANVKP from the coding sequence ATGAGTAAAATTAGTTTTAAGTTGGTAGTGGTATCTTTGGTAGTTCTAATAATGGCAGGGGTTCTCGCGGGCTGCGGCAGTTCTAGCTCGAAAGATATTAAAATTGGTATTCTCAATGAAATGACAGGTGGTAATGCGACGATGGGGACTTCGTCGGCAAATGGCGCGAAAATGGCAATTAAAGAAGCCAATGCAAAAGGCGGGGTACTTGGCAAGCAACTCCAAGCCGTCATTGCTGATAATAAAAGTGAACCTTCTGAATCGGCAAATGCTATGACAAAGCTAGCAACACAAGATAAAGTAGTTGCTGTAACAGGTATCTTTGCTAGTTCGAATGCCATTGCAACTTCAAGCGTAGCGGAAGCAACTAAAGTTCCTTTTGTGGCAGTAGGGGCTACTAATCCTAAAGTAACAGTAGATGAGAAGAGCGGTAAGGTGAAAGATTATACTTTTAGGGTCTGTTTTATCGACCCCTTCCAAGGGACAGTTGGAGCAAACTTTGTACTTAATACATTGCAACTGAAAAAGGCAGTTATGTTAGTTGATAGTAGCAGTGATTATAGCAAAGGTTTATCATCCTTCTTTAAAGATGCCTTTACCAAAGGCGGCGGAAATATTTTAGCGGAAGAAGCTTATTTGCAAAAGGATCAAGATTTTAAAACCATTTTGACAAAAGTTAAGGCATTAAATGCGGAGGTAATTTATATCCCGGGTTATTATGAGGAAGTAGGTAAAATTGTGAAACAAGCCCGCGAAATTGGGATTACGGTACCAATCGTAGGTGGGGATGGATGGGATTCACCTAAGTTAGTAGAAGTAGGAACTGGAGCCGCCCTTAATAATACTTATTTCACCAATCACTATTCGGTAGATGATACTAGTGCTACTTCTCAGGCTTTTGTAGAGGCTTATAAGAAGGAGTATGGGCAAGTGCCAGATGCTATGGCTGTCCTTGGTTATGATGCAGCGAACATTGTAATTGATGCGATTAAACGTGCCAATAGCATTGATCCTGAAAAGATTCGTGAGGCTTTAGCTACCACCAAGGATTTTTCAGCAATTACGGGGGCGACGACCTTAAATGCAACTCATGATGCTGTTAAGAGTGTAGTTATTATTGAAATGAAAGATGGTAAACAAGTGTTTAAAGCCAATGTAAAACCATAA
- a CDS encoding cobalamin-dependent protein (Presence of a B(12) (cobalamin)-binding domain implies dependence on cobalamin itself, in one of its several forms, or in some unusual lineages, dependence on a cobalamin-like analog.) yields MKYGIELLLVNSLAIRQRITSDTALENSLAMIRTYLEDTGIAAEIIDNVRTSYIEKGVPRWCLALLRWIVGLQLKVYQKGNQKLALFLMLFSWPLQALSLFCKRRYMNQMVEDIVKMVKEQEIPFVGIKTWYGDSFQWAIHLASRLRRECPETVVIAGGPQVKVYGENTLKDDEFDLAIMGPGEEMLEQLIRLRRKTQGKAAFLKAVKDEISSSPLLRTGGFHAVKCVNDKASFQETIPRYRGVDLEDKILFHTLVDGVGCSWNQCNFCSHTRQLIHYQGRPVEQIIEEMRAMTKLGIAFFRFSSSETPLEQGRKIAQAILDSGLKVNYSMFIRATKVSSQTYDDFSIMIKSGLRAVFMGGETGHDLINDQVMNKGVTKKEIIDTIQCIKLAADIVNEPCRIGLSLIYPCPLVANVTLEDVFAENISLIEQTMPSTVVVNPPGAFPDTEWFDQADQFGFDIGDDFVYSLMRYEYSIYKPAEFWPKLNVSLQGMQSIDLLRETGKLRKAVADMGIPTDISDEYLMMTEAIGYRSKLDLLNFKKDSLLDIMTGSTYYSKDIVKRINDHSRKLAKLNQ; encoded by the coding sequence ATGAAATATGGTATTGAATTATTACTGGTAAATAGCCTTGCAATAAGGCAGCGAATTACATCGGATACGGCGTTAGAAAATAGTTTGGCAATGATTCGTACGTATCTTGAAGATACGGGAATTGCGGCAGAAATTATTGATAATGTTCGTACCTCTTACATTGAAAAAGGTGTACCTAGATGGTGCTTGGCACTTCTTCGCTGGATTGTAGGATTGCAGTTAAAGGTATATCAGAAAGGAAATCAAAAATTAGCTTTATTTCTCATGCTGTTTAGTTGGCCCTTGCAAGCCTTGTCCTTGTTTTGCAAGCGTAGGTACATGAATCAGATGGTGGAAGACATCGTCAAGATGGTTAAAGAACAGGAGATTCCTTTTGTCGGTATTAAGACATGGTATGGTGATTCTTTTCAATGGGCGATTCATTTAGCGTCTCGGCTTAGAAGGGAATGCCCAGAAACCGTTGTCATTGCTGGCGGACCTCAAGTAAAGGTATATGGTGAAAATACCTTGAAAGATGATGAGTTTGACCTAGCCATTATGGGGCCAGGCGAAGAAATGCTAGAACAGTTAATTAGATTGCGCAGAAAAACCCAAGGAAAAGCTGCGTTTTTAAAAGCAGTTAAGGATGAGATTAGCAGTTCGCCCTTACTTAGAACTGGTGGTTTTCATGCAGTGAAATGTGTAAATGACAAGGCAAGTTTTCAGGAAACCATTCCCCGTTATCGAGGTGTTGATTTAGAAGATAAAATACTTTTTCACACCTTAGTAGATGGTGTGGGGTGCAGTTGGAATCAATGCAACTTTTGCTCCCATACTAGGCAGCTTATCCATTATCAAGGTCGCCCTGTAGAACAAATTATCGAAGAAATGAGAGCTATGACAAAGCTTGGCATTGCTTTTTTTCGATTTAGTAGTTCAGAAACACCTCTTGAACAAGGACGAAAAATTGCCCAGGCAATACTTGATAGTGGCCTCAAAGTAAACTATTCTATGTTTATACGAGCTACCAAAGTATCTAGTCAAACTTATGATGATTTTTCAATTATGATAAAATCAGGCTTGAGAGCAGTTTTTATGGGAGGCGAAACGGGGCATGATCTGATTAATGACCAAGTTATGAATAAGGGGGTTACTAAGAAAGAGATTATTGACACGATACAATGCATAAAGTTAGCTGCGGATATTGTCAATGAACCATGCCGTATTGGACTTTCCCTGATCTATCCGTGCCCTTTAGTTGCGAATGTAACCTTAGAGGATGTTTTCGCAGAAAATATCAGCCTAATTGAGCAAACAATGCCGAGTACAGTTGTTGTAAATCCTCCTGGAGCCTTTCCTGATACGGAATGGTTTGATCAGGCAGATCAATTTGGTTTTGATATTGGTGATGACTTTGTCTATAGCCTGATGCGGTATGAGTATTCCATATACAAGCCTGCTGAGTTCTGGCCTAAGTTAAATGTGTCTTTACAAGGCATGCAAAGTATAGATTTACTCCGTGAAACTGGCAAACTCCGTAAAGCCGTTGCAGATATGGGAATTCCTACGGACATTTCCGATGAATATCTCATGATGACAGAAGCGATTGGCTATCGTTCAAAATTGGATTTATTGAATTTCAAAAAAGATTCCCTTTTGGACATCATGACAGGGAGTACCTATTATTCAAAAGATATTGTAAAACGTATTAATGATCATAGCAGAAAGTTAGCAAAGCTGAATCAATAA
- a CDS encoding AEC family transporter — MIIFHTIESIFSIVLMIATGYVLTNKGWFNPEASKLFSRIITNIALPTYMIWNLMSTFNKDGLLHLATGLVVPFSSMLACYIVGYVVSKVIKVRPNRQGTFRSMFFVSNSIFIGIPVNLALFGEESVPYVLLYYIANTSLFWTIGAGGIRNDGALGKEKVSPLEVVKKIFSPPLLGFLFAIFLILCNISLPRFILDTCKYLGNMTTPLSMLFIGIAIYGVKLRNIKVSKDMIAILLGRFVVSPLIVMGVTHFIPLPLLMKKVFIIQAMLPVMTQTSIVAKSYGGDAEYAAIMTTVTTVIAILVIPVYMLIFQYYF, encoded by the coding sequence ATGATTATTTTTCATACAATTGAAAGTATATTTAGTATTGTTTTAATGATTGCAACAGGTTATGTTCTTACCAATAAAGGCTGGTTTAACCCAGAGGCATCCAAGTTATTTTCACGTATCATAACGAATATTGCGCTTCCTACTTATATGATTTGGAATTTAATGAGTACCTTTAACAAAGATGGGTTACTTCATCTAGCTACAGGATTGGTTGTGCCCTTTTCTTCTATGTTAGCTTGTTATATTGTAGGTTATGTTGTTTCCAAAGTAATAAAAGTTAGGCCTAATCGGCAAGGGACTTTTCGATCAATGTTCTTTGTTTCCAATAGTATCTTTATTGGCATACCTGTAAATTTAGCCTTGTTTGGCGAAGAAAGTGTGCCTTATGTCTTATTGTATTATATCGCCAACACATCTCTATTTTGGACGATTGGTGCCGGTGGTATTCGGAATGATGGTGCGCTAGGTAAAGAAAAAGTATCTCCTCTAGAGGTAGTGAAAAAGATCTTCTCACCACCGCTGTTAGGATTTCTGTTCGCCATATTTCTTATTTTATGTAATATAAGTTTGCCACGCTTTATTCTTGATACTTGCAAATACCTTGGCAATATGACGACTCCTCTATCCATGCTCTTTATTGGGATTGCCATTTATGGTGTAAAATTAAGAAATATTAAAGTCAGCAAGGATATGATCGCTATTCTATTAGGAAGGTTTGTAGTTTCCCCGCTGATTGTTATGGGCGTAACTCATTTTATACCCTTACCCCTTTTGATGAAAAAAGTATTTATTATTCAAGCCATGTTGCCTGTAATGACGCAAACATCCATTGTTGCCAAATCCTATGGAGGGGATGCTGAATATGCTGCCATAATGACTACGGTGACAACGGTAATAGCAATCCTTGTTATCCCTGTATATATGTTGATTTTTCAGTATTATTTTTAG
- a CDS encoding ATP-binding protein, with the protein MTLIDTSLLATISGTIAVLLVYIYLYVQYKEPFIGLWILSWLIHLIRSIFFKMPIFGGAGVEFQISFQILSVLSSLLLVWGTNKFINKRVSRLWLYGAIISSGLSYFAIGSHQDFFYKAMPSCTFISSIYIWTGIVFFYYLNITGVGKYITGAAFILLGAHTIDYIFMENVVWFAPWGYLFDAILRFIIAVGTLLVYFEKTREDLTNKEKYYRLFTENAVDIIFRYRIVPEQGFEYISPAVTEITGYTAEEFYNDPELILKMIHPKDVALYEDAKKNLHVANSMVTTRVLCKNLSEIWVEQKFNFIYGENNQIVAIEGIARDITTRKMLEQDVARLDRLNTVGQMAASVAHEIRNPMTTVRGYLQLIGNKKEFALYKEQFVLVMDELDRTNSIISEYLSLSQNRVMDFKLCQLNEIIESMYPLLQADSNACNKYIKLELQRIPKLYIDEKEIRQLILNLVRNGLESMKEGKSLTIRTYLENEETILAIRDEGGGIAAHILDNLGKPFVTTKADGTGIGLAICYRIANRHKAKITVETSTQGTTFFICFKLLQGLAM; encoded by the coding sequence GTGACATTAATTGATACATCCTTACTGGCAACAATATCAGGTACGATAGCAGTATTACTTGTGTACATATATCTATATGTGCAATATAAGGAACCATTTATAGGATTGTGGATTTTAAGTTGGTTAATTCATCTAATCCGCAGTATATTTTTTAAAATGCCCATATTTGGGGGGGCAGGGGTAGAATTTCAAATTTCATTTCAAATCTTGTCAGTTTTGTCTAGTTTGCTACTTGTATGGGGAACTAATAAATTTATTAATAAACGCGTGAGTAGGCTGTGGTTATACGGAGCAATTATTAGTAGCGGGTTAAGCTATTTTGCAATTGGATCACATCAAGATTTCTTCTATAAGGCTATGCCCTCATGTACCTTCATTAGTAGCATTTATATTTGGACTGGTATTGTATTTTTTTACTATTTAAACATTACTGGAGTGGGTAAATATATTACTGGAGCTGCTTTTATTCTTCTAGGAGCCCATACTATCGATTATATTTTTATGGAGAATGTAGTATGGTTCGCTCCATGGGGTTATTTATTTGATGCAATATTACGGTTTATTATAGCTGTGGGCACCTTATTAGTGTATTTTGAAAAAACACGGGAAGATCTAACGAATAAAGAAAAATACTATCGATTATTTACGGAAAATGCTGTGGATATTATTTTTCGTTACCGAATCGTCCCCGAGCAGGGTTTTGAATATATTAGCCCAGCAGTTACAGAAATTACTGGGTATACGGCTGAGGAATTTTATAATGATCCTGAGCTAATATTAAAAATGATTCACCCTAAAGATGTAGCATTATATGAGGATGCAAAGAAAAACTTGCATGTGGCTAATTCTATGGTGACTACCCGGGTACTTTGTAAGAATCTTAGTGAAATATGGGTGGAACAAAAGTTCAATTTTATTTATGGAGAAAATAATCAAATTGTTGCTATTGAAGGAATTGCACGAGATATAACTACTCGAAAAATGTTAGAACAAGATGTAGCCCGTCTCGATCGACTGAATACAGTTGGGCAGATGGCAGCGAGTGTCGCTCACGAGATTAGGAACCCTATGACTACGGTACGTGGATATTTGCAACTGATTGGAAATAAAAAAGAATTTGCTCTCTATAAGGAACAGTTTGTGTTGGTAATGGACGAGTTGGACAGGACAAATTCCATTATTAGTGAGTATCTTTCTCTTAGTCAAAATCGGGTAATGGATTTTAAATTGTGTCAGTTGAATGAAATTATTGAATCCATGTATCCGCTGCTGCAGGCTGATAGCAATGCCTGTAATAAATATATAAAACTAGAATTACAGAGAATTCCTAAATTATATATCGATGAAAAAGAAATCCGACAATTAATATTAAATCTGGTTCGTAATGGACTAGAGTCCATGAAAGAAGGAAAATCATTAACAATCCGAACTTATTTGGAAAATGAGGAAACAATTTTGGCCATACGGGATGAAGGTGGGGGGATCGCTGCTCACATTTTAGATAATTTAGGCAAACCCTTTGTGACGACGAAGGCGGACGGAACAGGAATTGGTTTAGCGATTTGTTATCGAATTGCAAATCGTCATAAGGCAAAGATAACGGTAGAGACAAGTACACAAGGAACCACATTTTTTATTTGTTTTAAACTACTACAGGGATTGGCAATGTAA
- a CDS encoding ribonuclease H family protein produces MADKKVYAVRKGRQAGLFYSWPQCQEQIKGYSGAEYKSFKTEEEANAYLAGAVNKVIPSLPTGEISDNVMLAYVDGSYNIATKEYSAGVVILWKGEEITFSQKGNDPELAPMRNVAGETMGAKIAMTYALEQGVPTIVIYHDYEGIEKWCTKAWEAKQEGTKKYKQFYEQAAKQLEIHFVKVKAHSGDKYNEQADQLAKAALQLQ; encoded by the coding sequence ATGGCAGATAAAAAAGTGTACGCCGTTAGAAAAGGCAGACAGGCAGGTTTATTCTATAGCTGGCCCCAGTGTCAGGAACAAATAAAAGGATATTCAGGAGCTGAGTATAAGAGTTTTAAGACGGAAGAAGAAGCGAATGCTTACCTTGCGGGGGCAGTGAATAAGGTAATACCATCTCTTCCTACAGGAGAAATTTCCGATAATGTTATGCTTGCTTACGTTGATGGCAGTTATAACATTGCAACAAAGGAATATTCGGCAGGAGTTGTTATCTTGTGGAAAGGAGAGGAAATTACCTTTAGTCAAAAAGGAAATGATCCTGAATTGGCACCGATGCGTAATGTAGCAGGAGAAACCATGGGGGCTAAAATCGCGATGACGTATGCCTTAGAACAGGGTGTACCTACAATCGTTATATATCATGACTACGAAGGCATAGAAAAGTGGTGTACCAAAGCCTGGGAAGCAAAACAAGAGGGAACCAAAAAGTATAAACAGTTTTATGAACAAGCCGCAAAACAATTGGAGATCCACTTTGTAAAGGTTAAGGCCCATTCAGGAGATAAATATAATGAACAGGCAGATCAACTAGCTAAGGCAGCTTTACAGTTACAGTAA
- a CDS encoding P-II family nitrogen regulator → MKEIIAIVRMNKTSATKKALVEAGVAGFTAFKVEGRGKLVTNPSLILERKKELLLMAGEDQTGEAEKLITDFLVGTTLFPRRLFTILAHDEDVAKIIDAIIQANKTCNNVGDGKIFVLPVIDAIRVRTGETGEVAV, encoded by the coding sequence ATGAAAGAAATTATCGCGATTGTACGGATGAATAAGACAAGCGCTACTAAAAAAGCGTTAGTAGAAGCTGGTGTAGCTGGTTTTACTGCTTTTAAAGTAGAGGGGCGGGGGAAGTTAGTAACCAACCCAAGTTTGATTTTGGAAAGAAAGAAAGAACTCCTTCTTATGGCTGGGGAGGATCAAACAGGGGAAGCAGAAAAGCTGATTACAGATTTTTTGGTTGGTACTACATTATTTCCACGAAGATTGTTTACCATCCTTGCCCATGATGAAGACGTAGCTAAGATTATAGACGCTATTATTCAAGCAAATAAGACCTGTAATAACGTAGGTGATGGCAAGATCTTTGTACTACCAGTTATAGATGCCATTCGGGTTCGTACTGGTGAAACGGGAGAAGTTGCAGTATAA